A stretch of Desulfitobacterium dichloroeliminans LMG P-21439 DNA encodes these proteins:
- a CDS encoding sensor histidine kinase, whose product MEWSLRKSLILKLWLTIVGLILGVFLLSVLIQAQQIRTLIYNQQAKFYIYEAEEVVTIYNTYQDTDPTLLKERFQILGSFLNADIVIADLNGEHLAGQPISASLKRILQEPGFKGKIASGNNVVYSGIFPGGEIEMFLVAVPLRVQEQILGTVVICTPLSLIKQHVHSLLWIAFWGALLGIILATILSMFISRKLIRPLVNMEETAKNIAEGDFGRQIEVASEDEVGRLAHSFNVMSAELKAKIEAIERYDRLRQELLSDVSHELRTPLTVIQGFSEAVLDGLVKSKEQEQHYLKLIIDESERLRRLVDDLLDLKALEAVETFEMDYVVLNKLVQISVERFKQLAESREIELEIILPEEPVTIWGNSDRLKQVLTNLVDNAIKHSEFGTKVRIQLGFENDWAFISVKDQGPGIPQEELENIWERFYKVDKSRSRRGTGTGLGLSIVKKIIEMHKGKVLARSRLGWGTVFTVYLPLIVGDESQGINE is encoded by the coding sequence ATGGAGTGGTCATTAAGAAAGAGCCTGATCCTTAAACTTTGGTTGACTATTGTGGGCCTCATCTTGGGAGTTTTTTTGCTTTCCGTTCTCATTCAAGCCCAACAGATTCGGACCCTTATTTATAATCAACAGGCTAAATTTTATATTTACGAGGCTGAAGAAGTCGTTACGATTTACAATACTTATCAGGATACGGATCCGACATTGCTTAAGGAAAGGTTTCAGATCCTAGGGAGTTTCCTAAACGCAGATATTGTGATCGCCGATCTTAATGGAGAGCATTTAGCGGGACAGCCGATTAGCGCATCCCTCAAACGGATTCTACAGGAGCCTGGTTTTAAGGGGAAAATCGCCAGTGGAAATAATGTGGTTTACTCTGGAATCTTTCCGGGCGGAGAGATTGAAATGTTTCTCGTTGCCGTTCCCTTAAGAGTCCAAGAGCAAATCCTAGGAACCGTGGTCATATGTACTCCTTTATCCTTGATTAAGCAACATGTTCATAGCTTATTATGGATTGCTTTTTGGGGGGCACTCCTTGGCATTATCTTAGCAACGATTCTCAGCATGTTCATTTCCCGAAAGCTGATACGACCTCTTGTTAACATGGAAGAAACAGCAAAGAACATCGCGGAAGGGGATTTCGGCCGACAAATTGAGGTCGCTTCAGAAGATGAAGTCGGACGTTTGGCCCATTCCTTTAATGTTATGTCCGCCGAACTCAAGGCGAAAATTGAAGCGATCGAACGATATGACCGCTTACGTCAGGAACTTTTGTCTGATGTTTCTCACGAACTGCGGACTCCATTGACGGTAATCCAGGGATTTTCTGAGGCGGTCCTAGATGGGTTGGTGAAATCGAAAGAGCAAGAGCAACACTACTTAAAATTGATCATTGACGAAAGCGAGAGGCTAAGACGCCTCGTGGATGATTTGCTCGACCTTAAGGCCTTAGAAGCGGTTGAAACCTTTGAGATGGATTATGTGGTTCTGAATAAGCTCGTTCAGATCTCTGTCGAGCGTTTCAAGCAATTGGCTGAGTCGAGAGAGATTGAATTGGAGATTATTCTACCGGAAGAGCCGGTTACGATTTGGGGTAATAGTGATCGACTGAAGCAGGTGCTTACCAATTTAGTGGATAATGCGATTAAGCATTCCGAATTCGGTACGAAGGTAAGAATTCAACTTGGGTTTGAAAATGACTGGGCGTTCATCTCCGTAAAGGATCAAGGTCCGGGGATTCCTCAAGAGGAACTTGAAAATATCTGGGAACGGTTTTACAAAGTCGATAAGTCGAGGTCAAGACGTGGAACCGGCACCGGCTTAGGGCTTTCCATCGTGAAAAAGATTATTGAAATGCACAAAGGCAAAGTGTTGGCAAGAAGCAGACTCGGATGGGGTACTGTTTTTACGGTTTATCTACCTTTAATTGTGGGAGACGAAAGTCAAGGAATAAATGAATAA
- a CDS encoding methyl-accepting chemotaxis protein, whose amino-acid sequence MKISFKFGLANLIMVFLIITLGSAFVITEQKTIEGFNDLAENNYPFQVLLKDIQANIQGRGMSELSFIVTQNPQYLEKISQRTKVIQANIQQAKTLKIDSEEREKIDLLEKELEAYLRLSETVQRNVQENDLEGAQTIHYGEEMMAADDLIKDVDKLLEHKTEAVATNIGNIRQISSRGLMLAFTITLISILIAALSWLWLSRSIVSPLRNLTEISSKIARGDLTLKLNRRETAKDEVQLLSNHFGIMVDNLRELIRQVQSNAQTAKQTVDSLAGQIEGAQAASEEVAASIEEVAGHLHAQQNGIEGIFKAVNRTAEGIIHIEQMEKNTLDVVRQNRERALSGNTINSKAIAQMKNIVLQEQHMTEKIQQLVMESGQIQSIVEIITGLAAQTNLLALNAAIEAARAGTHGQGFAVVAEEVRKLAEQSARSAKEIAGIGSSIREGMQNVVDVMQVTTQVVEQGMESVRESGEGFEHILSASDEAVRTVEQVNQAIQRITSEARVIEKTIQEIALASRSVNESTEQIQAGSQEEAATMTALSSQMFDFVSILQDLQKRVDQFKV is encoded by the coding sequence TTGAAAATTAGTTTCAAATTTGGCCTGGCGAATTTAATTATGGTCTTTCTGATTATTACCTTAGGAAGTGCCTTCGTCATTACCGAGCAAAAAACAATCGAAGGATTTAATGACCTTGCCGAGAATAACTATCCCTTCCAAGTTCTACTTAAGGACATACAAGCCAATATACAAGGTCGAGGGATGAGTGAATTAAGCTTTATTGTGACACAGAATCCCCAGTATTTAGAGAAAATTTCACAGCGAACCAAGGTGATTCAAGCAAACATACAGCAAGCTAAAACTCTAAAGATTGATTCGGAAGAGCGAGAGAAAATTGACCTTCTTGAAAAGGAACTTGAAGCATATTTAAGGCTCAGTGAAACGGTCCAGCGTAACGTTCAGGAAAATGATCTAGAGGGTGCCCAAACGATTCATTATGGGGAAGAAATGATGGCTGCGGATGACTTAATTAAGGATGTCGATAAACTCCTTGAACATAAGACAGAAGCTGTGGCTACGAACATCGGCAACATTCGGCAGATTTCATCACGAGGACTCATGCTTGCTTTCACAATCACCCTTATTTCCATTTTGATTGCTGCTTTAAGCTGGCTGTGGTTATCGAGAAGTATAGTCAGCCCTTTGAGGAATTTAACAGAGATCAGTTCGAAAATAGCTCGTGGAGATTTGACATTAAAGTTGAATCGACGTGAAACGGCAAAAGATGAAGTGCAACTGTTGTCAAATCATTTTGGAATAATGGTAGACAATCTACGTGAGTTGATTAGGCAGGTACAAAGCAATGCACAGACAGCAAAACAAACCGTCGATAGCCTAGCGGGTCAAATAGAAGGAGCCCAAGCTGCTTCCGAAGAAGTAGCGGCTTCGATTGAAGAAGTTGCAGGGCACTTGCATGCTCAACAAAATGGCATTGAGGGTATATTTAAAGCGGTTAATCGAACAGCGGAGGGAATTATTCATATTGAACAGATGGAGAAAAATACGCTTGATGTGGTAAGGCAAAATAGAGAGCGAGCCTTATCGGGGAACACTATTAATTCTAAAGCAATAGCCCAGATGAAAAATATTGTTCTTCAAGAGCAACACATGACCGAAAAGATTCAACAACTCGTAATGGAATCAGGACAAATACAAAGTATTGTGGAAATTATTACAGGATTAGCAGCTCAGACGAATCTTTTGGCTTTAAATGCGGCCATCGAGGCAGCACGTGCCGGTACACACGGACAAGGATTTGCTGTGGTGGCAGAAGAGGTTAGAAAATTAGCGGAGCAATCTGCGCGCTCTGCCAAAGAAATCGCAGGGATTGGATCCTCCATTCGTGAAGGAATGCAAAATGTTGTGGACGTGATGCAGGTTACGACTCAGGTCGTGGAACAGGGGATGGAGAGTGTTCGGGAGTCTGGGGAAGGCTTTGAACACATTTTAAGTGCTTCGGATGAAGCAGTGAGAACGGTTGAACAAGTAAATCAAGCAATCCAACGGATTACTTCTGAAGCTCGGGTCATTGAAAAAACGATACAGGAAATCGCTTTGGCGAGTCGGAGTGTGAATGAATCAACCGAACAGATTCAAGCGGGGAGTCAAGAAGAAGCCGCAACCATGACGGCTCTATCGAGCCAAATGTTCGATTTTGTATCCATTTTGCAAGATTTACAGAAAAGAGTTGACCAATTTAAAGTGTAA
- a CDS encoding anti-sigma factor domain-containing protein — protein MKKNLGMVMRISTKMMVILTEKGDFLEIPTPNIPPKIGDTIEVNLKPKRSGLPNRSWWKYTASAAALLLGMSLTAFYVFALPNMAVASVALDMDRGDKDQSIELLVNNDGKVIEVRDMSGGTSIPDNQTLEGKDAYQAIDLIIENAAKEGNLKSNENLVLARLIPLSKWMNSNLDSEVLKTSIQNEMSRLNLQGNLVVGQSDEKIREKALDHGMSVNSHLIYERCQERGIDLHPDAIQSGNLQKALSDVKTNVTDLFPNESIEIKLPQQSMNNETHNQDRSEPWKPTWNSKGGNPQNQSMMGPSNPNKPPSMNMNKPSSAPDHSENSSSMNMSAPPTTNMNTPPSRPQNSPQNPPQQSQMPHSNALDDTQGRNWNSDTEHDQKYQSSQPMNSWQDSPSNHDSNQGSYRSW, from the coding sequence ATGAAAAAGAATTTAGGAATGGTTATGAGGATCTCCACAAAAATGATGGTCATCCTAACTGAAAAGGGGGATTTTCTGGAAATTCCAACACCTAACATTCCCCCGAAAATCGGGGATACGATCGAAGTTAATCTAAAACCCAAGCGATCTGGGCTGCCGAATCGTTCTTGGTGGAAATATACGGCATCAGCAGCCGCATTATTGCTTGGGATGAGTCTCACAGCGTTTTATGTTTTTGCCCTTCCAAACATGGCTGTTGCATCGGTTGCACTGGATATGGATCGAGGGGATAAGGATCAGAGCATCGAACTTCTTGTGAATAATGACGGAAAAGTTATCGAAGTGCGCGATATGAGCGGTGGGACTTCTATTCCTGATAACCAAACTCTCGAAGGGAAAGATGCTTACCAAGCGATCGATCTCATCATTGAAAATGCTGCAAAAGAGGGTAATTTAAAGTCGAACGAAAACCTTGTTCTCGCTCGACTCATCCCCTTATCTAAATGGATGAATAGCAATCTCGATAGTGAAGTACTAAAGACGTCGATCCAAAATGAAATGTCACGCCTCAATCTCCAAGGAAACTTAGTGGTTGGTCAATCGGATGAAAAAATCCGTGAAAAAGCCCTCGATCATGGTATGTCGGTAAATAGTCACCTGATTTATGAACGCTGCCAAGAAAGAGGAATTGACCTTCATCCTGATGCAATCCAAAGCGGTAATCTGCAAAAAGCGTTATCTGACGTCAAAACCAATGTAACGGACCTTTTCCCCAATGAAAGCATTGAAATCAAGTTACCACAGCAATCCATGAACAATGAAACCCACAACCAAGACCGCTCCGAACCGTGGAAACCGACGTGGAATTCAAAGGGCGGGAATCCGCAAAATCAATCGATGATGGGACCGAGCAATCCAAACAAACCACCATCTATGAATATGAACAAGCCATCGAGTGCTCCAGATCATTCAGAGAATTCGTCATCAATGAATATGAGCGCACCTCCCACTACGAACATGAACACACCCCCATCCAGGCCTCAAAATTCCCCTCAAAATCCTCCTCAACAGAGCCAGATGCCGCATTCCAACGCTTTGGACGATACCCAAGGAAGAAACTGGAATTCTGATACAGAACATGACCAAAAGTATCAATCTTCCCAGCCTATGAACTCCTGGCAAGATTCCCCTTCAAATCATGATTCGAATCAAGGTAGCTATCGTTCCTGGTAA
- the sigI gene encoding RNA polymerase sigma-I factor, whose protein sequence is MQGLPFKENLVSAQQGDTLAREELIQSYKPFIAKVSSKICNRYLTWDNDDELSIALLAFNEAIDHFNPQGGAEFLSFAQTVIHRRLVDYFRKEGKHQHLSLSPMNPEDEELSRYDMNLSQEQYQEEQKKMQFAEVIENYVRVLNEYGVTLDDLVKVSPKHRDSKETLIRVTLTLVNYPHLLAQLKKQKLLPMKELELLTRVKRKVLEKGRKYIIALALILSESEFYALKTFLEITTELTE, encoded by the coding sequence ATGCAAGGTCTGCCTTTCAAAGAAAACCTCGTCTCAGCTCAACAAGGCGATACTCTCGCTCGGGAAGAACTTATCCAATCCTATAAGCCCTTTATTGCGAAGGTGAGTTCAAAAATTTGCAACCGCTATTTAACGTGGGATAACGATGATGAACTGAGCATTGCCCTGTTGGCTTTTAATGAAGCCATTGACCACTTTAATCCTCAAGGCGGCGCGGAATTTCTTAGTTTTGCCCAAACCGTCATTCATCGAAGACTTGTGGATTACTTTCGTAAAGAAGGGAAGCATCAACATCTTTCTTTATCCCCGATGAATCCCGAGGATGAGGAACTGAGTCGCTATGATATGAATCTCTCCCAAGAGCAGTATCAAGAAGAACAAAAGAAGATGCAATTTGCTGAGGTTATCGAGAATTATGTCCGGGTTCTCAACGAATACGGCGTAACCTTAGATGACCTGGTGAAGGTTTCTCCAAAACATCGGGACAGTAAAGAGACGCTCATTCGTGTGACTCTGACTTTGGTTAACTACCCCCACTTACTTGCCCAACTCAAAAAACAAAAGCTCCTTCCGATGAAAGAGCTTGAACTTTTAACTCGGGTCAAACGCAAGGTCCTAGAGAAAGGCAGAAAATATATCATCGCTCTCGCTTTGATTCTTTCCGAATCCGAATTTTATGCTCTTAAAACCTTTCTCGAAATCACTACAGAACTTACAGAGTAA
- a CDS encoding metal-sensitive transcriptional regulator, translating to MQKNYEKEKILRRIKIIRGQLSAIERMIEEEKTPEEILPPANGCSFRDSSCFSSGNSGLCTK from the coding sequence ATGCAGAAAAACTACGAAAAGGAAAAAATCTTACGAAGAATTAAGATCATTCGCGGACAGCTTAGTGCAATCGAAAGAATGATTGAAGAGGAGAAGACACCTGAGGAAATCCTCCCCCCAGCTAACGGCTGTTCGTTCCGCGATTCATCATGTTTCAGTTCTGGAAACTCAGGACTATGTACAAAATGA
- a CDS encoding helix-turn-helix domain-containing protein: MKKAQAILNNELQLLSQFGQYLYQLRAQRSLSLIKLGVRLGINASYLSELERGLKMPQDELVSRIAAFFGLDENGLFEMLGKVPLSVRQEIEQNLLLQTTLKEMSESQFSRQRKQELYGEFYNLVKRTKNNLRATPLNAVKVVE, encoded by the coding sequence ATGAAAAAGGCTCAAGCCATCCTGAATAATGAATTGCAACTCTTAAGTCAGTTTGGTCAATATCTATATCAGTTACGGGCCCAACGAAGTCTTTCCTTAATCAAATTGGGGGTCCGTTTAGGGATCAATGCCTCGTATCTCTCTGAACTAGAGCGGGGTCTGAAAATGCCTCAGGATGAATTAGTTTCACGCATTGCCGCTTTTTTTGGACTGGATGAAAACGGACTTTTTGAGATGTTAGGGAAGGTTCCTTTAAGTGTGCGCCAGGAAATTGAGCAGAATCTTTTACTGCAAACGACATTGAAAGAAATGAGTGAGTCTCAGTTTTCGCGGCAAAGGAAACAAGAACTTTATGGAGAGTTTTATAATTTGGTTAAACGTACTAAAAACAATTTAAGAGCTACCCCTCTAAATGCTGTAAAGGTTGTCGAATGA
- a CDS encoding LysM peptidoglycan-binding domain-containing protein gives MYGMRGMQAMQGVHDMYGMQDRWQTQRQDYVPSTSKMSQQYKAPTRTYTVNRGDTIYNISRKYGTSMQSIIHANSLSNPNRIYPGQKLWIP, from the coding sequence ATGTACGGAATGCGGGGTATGCAGGCCATGCAAGGCGTGCACGATATGTACGGTATGCAGGATCGCTGGCAAACGCAACGTCAGGATTATGTTCCAAGCACGTCGAAGATGTCACAACAATATAAAGCGCCAACCCGCACTTATACTGTGAATCGCGGGGATACTATTTATAATATTTCTCGGAAATATGGCACGAGTATGCAGTCGATAATACACGCGAATAGTCTTAGTAATCCCAATAGAATCTATCCCGGGCAAAAACTATGGATTCCTTAA
- a CDS encoding SHOCT domain-containing protein, whose product MSINLIFWILLVALIVYLFRKLGTGFRKPAFAGRDDALSILRERFARGEIDSEEYERRKQDLHR is encoded by the coding sequence ATGAGTATAAATTTAATTTTCTGGATTCTTCTAGTTGCCCTGATTGTTTACTTATTCCGTAAACTCGGTACAGGTTTTCGTAAACCAGCGTTTGCAGGTCGCGATGATGCATTGAGTATTCTTCGTGAACGCTTTGCAAGAGGGGAGATCGATAGCGAAGAATACGAGCGGCGCAAACAGGATCTACACAGATAA
- a CDS encoding carboxymuconolactone decarboxylase family protein, with protein sequence MPNVELLSEDSVSPEVQEIFAQLKEKHGEIPAPFRAMAHHPKYLKLVLNKMETVMGSDVLDLPTKLAIAFAVSTLNKCDFCISMYAKQLHGVGFTEQQLIEILAVIDFVTAMNHFNNGMLVKPE encoded by the coding sequence ATGCCGAATGTTGAATTATTATCTGAAGATAGTGTAAGTCCTGAGGTTCAGGAAATTTTCGCTCAATTAAAAGAAAAGCATGGAGAAATCCCCGCACCCTTCCGAGCGATGGCTCATCATCCTAAATATTTGAAGCTTGTCTTAAACAAGATGGAAACCGTGATGGGGTCAGATGTGCTTGATCTTCCAACTAAGTTAGCGATTGCCTTTGCTGTTTCTACATTAAATAAATGCGATTTTTGCATTAGTATGTATGCAAAACAGCTGCACGGGGTAGGTTTTACAGAGCAACAACTCATCGAGATTCTCGCAGTAATCGATTTTGTTACAGCCATGAACCATTTTAATAATGGGATGTTAGTAAAGCCAGAATAA
- a CDS encoding FeoB small GTPase domain-containing protein: MECCSAKQPWYKKLSSAFLGTGNCHGEVSQETQGLEKIALVGSPNVGKSVLFNILTGAYVTVSNYPGTTVEVSRGKGKIEAKEYEIIDTPGMYSLLCITEEEKVTRDLLLREKPKAVVHVVDAKNLQRMLPLTVQMIEGGVPVLLVLNIMDEAESLGLKIDVKKLEAELGIPVLSTVAALNKGIEGLKERVSEYVQAA, from the coding sequence ATGGAATGCTGCAGTGCAAAACAACCTTGGTATAAAAAACTGTCGTCTGCATTTTTAGGGACCGGGAATTGTCATGGAGAAGTCAGCCAAGAGACGCAGGGGCTAGAAAAGATTGCTTTAGTCGGGAGTCCGAATGTCGGGAAAAGTGTTTTGTTTAATATACTGACCGGAGCATACGTGACTGTTTCCAATTATCCCGGAACCACGGTTGAGGTGTCGCGTGGTAAAGGAAAAATAGAGGCGAAGGAATATGAAATTATCGATACACCCGGAATGTACTCCTTGTTATGCATTACGGAGGAGGAAAAAGTGACGCGGGATCTGCTCCTTCGTGAGAAGCCTAAGGCTGTGGTTCATGTGGTCGATGCGAAAAACCTTCAGAGAATGTTACCGCTCACCGTTCAAATGATCGAGGGGGGTGTCCCCGTTCTCTTGGTCTTAAATATCATGGATGAGGCAGAAAGTTTGGGACTAAAAATTGATGTCAAGAAGTTAGAGGCAGAGCTTGGGATCCCTGTTTTGTCTACGGTTGCAGCGCTCAATAAGGGAATAGAAGGATTAAAGGAAAGAGTGAGTGAATATGTCCAAGCGGCTTGA
- a CDS encoding ferrous iron transporter B → MSKRLEVTYDQTIEAAIGEIMNSLQSQYVLSKRAIALLLLQEDEDILGMVKEKEKNQYFKISQIIEETKQAYNRPLNYIISLSRQKKVDAIAEKAMTKVQGKENRVADFLSRLTMNPLTGVPILLLVLYYGLYKFVGEFGAGTVVDFLEEHVFGVYINPLVNGVVQTYIPWTWLQDLLANDYGIITLGIRYAVAIILPIVGTFFLMFSIIEDSGYLPRLAMLVDRVFKKIGLNGRAVIPMTLGFGCDTMATMVSRTLETKRERVIATLLLALAIPCSAQLGVILALLSSAPGALGVWLGFVGLIFLLIGYLTTKILPGDKPSFYMEVPPLRLPKLSNVLTKTYTRMQWYFVEIVPLFILASILIWFGNLTGLFGVVIGWMQPVVNFIGLPDKAAEAFLFGFFRRDYGAAGLYDLQQAGVLSPRQLVVAAATLTLFVPCIAQFSMMLKERGVKTALAIAGFIFPFAFIAGFVLNWVLLTLKVLP, encoded by the coding sequence ATGTCCAAGCGGCTTGAAGTAACTTATGATCAAACGATTGAAGCGGCAATCGGGGAAATAATGAACAGCTTACAGAGTCAATATGTTCTTTCCAAACGGGCCATTGCCTTGCTCCTCTTACAAGAGGATGAGGATATCTTAGGAATGGTAAAAGAGAAGGAGAAAAACCAATACTTTAAGATTTCTCAGATTATCGAGGAGACAAAACAAGCCTATAACCGGCCATTGAATTACATCATTTCCTTGTCGCGGCAAAAGAAGGTCGATGCCATCGCCGAAAAAGCGATGACAAAGGTTCAAGGGAAAGAAAATCGTGTTGCCGATTTCTTAAGCCGACTAACCATGAATCCTTTAACGGGGGTACCTATATTGCTGTTGGTTCTCTATTATGGACTCTATAAGTTCGTTGGAGAATTTGGGGCGGGGACCGTTGTAGACTTTCTCGAAGAGCATGTTTTTGGAGTTTATATCAATCCTTTGGTTAATGGAGTCGTGCAAACGTATATCCCTTGGACATGGTTGCAAGATTTATTAGCGAACGATTACGGAATTATCACCCTCGGAATTCGTTATGCGGTAGCCATTATTCTTCCTATCGTCGGGACCTTTTTCTTGATGTTTTCGATCATCGAAGATAGTGGTTACTTACCGAGACTGGCCATGCTGGTTGATCGGGTCTTTAAGAAGATCGGATTAAATGGAAGAGCGGTTATTCCCATGACTTTGGGGTTCGGCTGTGATACGATGGCCACGATGGTAAGTCGGACGTTAGAAACGAAACGTGAAAGAGTCATTGCTACATTACTTTTAGCTTTGGCTATTCCTTGCTCGGCGCAACTCGGTGTCATCTTGGCTTTATTATCGAGTGCTCCGGGAGCTTTAGGGGTTTGGCTTGGATTTGTCGGATTGATCTTTTTACTCATAGGGTATCTCACGACCAAAATTCTTCCCGGGGATAAACCGAGTTTTTATATGGAAGTTCCCCCTTTGCGACTTCCCAAATTATCCAATGTGCTGACCAAAACCTATACGCGGATGCAATGGTACTTCGTAGAAATCGTTCCTTTGTTTATCCTAGCCAGCATTTTGATTTGGTTCGGTAATCTGACTGGATTATTTGGAGTCGTTATTGGCTGGATGCAGCCGGTCGTAAACTTTATCGGCTTACCAGACAAGGCAGCAGAGGCTTTCCTTTTTGGTTTCTTTAGACGAGATTATGGGGCAGCCGGACTCTATGACCTCCAACAAGCCGGGGTATTATCTCCTCGACAATTGGTCGTTGCCGCTGCAACCTTGACCTTGTTTGTACCGTGTATCGCCCAGTTCTCTATGATGTTAAAAGAAAGAGGGGTTAAAACGGCACTCGCAATTGCTGGTTTTATCTTCCCGTTTGCTTTCATTGCCGGTTTCGTTTTAAACTGGGTACTCCTAACGCTTAAGGTGTTGCCATGA
- a CDS encoding FeoA family protein, with protein MNKSSQIISSCDMTRRQEGVVAELATDNGSILRKLMSMGILPGTRIKLIQKFPSYVFQVGYTQVAVDREIASVISVNV; from the coding sequence GTGAATAAATCCTCTCAAATCATCTCATCCTGTGACATGACAAGAAGGCAGGAGGGAGTTGTTGCCGAACTAGCGACGGATAACGGGAGTATTTTGCGAAAGCTTATGTCGATGGGAATTCTGCCAGGAACACGGATTAAGCTTATTCAGAAATTCCCATCATACGTTTTTCAAGTAGGATATACTCAAGTCGCGGTCGATCGGGAAATTGCGTCTGTTATTTCAGTTAACGTATAA
- a CDS encoding manganese efflux pump, with product MYVRTKVLNTRAIPFISVMIGFCQSLIPLTGYLIGNILGTAFGETSTKIGAFLLVFIGLQLIRESTDITPKQIGQNLILANLGVGFEDLMAGVNMELWAKI from the coding sequence ATGTATGTTAGGACAAAAGTTTTGAATACACGCGCCATCCCTTTTATCTCAGTTATGATTGGTTTTTGTCAAAGCCTGATACCCCTAACTGGATATCTAATCGGTAACATTTTAGGCACGGCATTTGGTGAAACGAGTACTAAGATTGGGGCCTTCTTATTAGTGTTTATTGGGCTTCAACTCATTCGTGAGTCTACAGATATTACCCCAAAACAAATCGGACAAAATCTCATTCTTGCTAACTTGGGAGTGGGGTTTGAAGATCTCATGGCTGGAGTAAATATGGAACTTTGGGCAAAAATTTAG
- a CDS encoding ImmA/IrrE family metallo-endopeptidase: MNKTHIYESAEKYVRRFGTRNPFVIADRLGIEVLFRNDFTKLKGLYRVIQRNRFIFINNKLPEQVQTLVCGHELGHDAHHRNLADDSPFREYVLYSMNTRPEYEANLFAASLLFPDNEVHEYAREGYDVVQIAAMMNTDINLMLIKMGDMNSRGYSFNTAYTPRSDFLGR, encoded by the coding sequence TTGAACAAGACACATATTTATGAATCCGCTGAAAAATATGTCCGGCGTTTTGGAACGCGTAACCCTTTTGTTATAGCAGACAGGCTGGGCATTGAGGTTCTGTTCCGCAATGACTTTACAAAGCTGAAGGGGCTTTACCGCGTAATTCAGCGGAACCGCTTCATTTTCATAAATAATAAACTACCTGAACAGGTGCAGACTCTGGTATGTGGCCATGAACTTGGACATGACGCACATCATCGTAATCTCGCTGATGACAGCCCGTTCCGTGAATATGTTCTTTATTCCATGAATACACGTCCTGAGTATGAAGCCAATTTGTTTGCGGCTTCACTGCTTTTTCCTGATAATGAGGTTCATGAGTATGCCCGTGAAGGCTATGATGTTGTCCAGATCGCAGCGATGATGAACACAGATATTAATCTCATGCTAATAAAGATGGGAGATATGAACTCCAGAGGCTACTCGTTCAATACAGCATACACCCCACGTTCAGATTTCTTGGGAAGATAA
- a CDS encoding helix-turn-helix domain-containing protein — protein sequence MKFGEKIKNARVAKGMTQAELAKAVGVSLRTMVSYENGDCYPKKREVYGKLASALGVDVNYLLTENEEFINAAGEKYGYRGKKYAQQLVTEVSGLFAGGDMDDEDLDAVMRAITDAYWIAKEKNKKYTPKKYRKADKA from the coding sequence ATGAAATTCGGAGAAAAAATAAAAAATGCCCGCGTCGCAAAAGGCATGACGCAGGCGGAACTGGCGAAGGCGGTTGGGGTATCCCTCCGCACGATGGTCAGCTATGAAAACGGAGATTGCTATCCTAAGAAGCGCGAGGTATATGGGAAGCTGGCTTCAGCTTTAGGCGTTGATGTGAATTATCTGCTGACCGAAAATGAGGAGTTTATAAACGCTGCCGGAGAAAAATACGGCTACCGTGGAAAGAAATATGCTCAGCAGCTCGTCACTGAAGTCAGCGGCCTTTTTGCCGGCGGCGATATGGACGACGAGGACTTGGACGCCGTTATGAGAGCAATCACCGATGCTTATTGGATAGCCAAGGAGAAAAACAAAAAGTATACTCCTAAAAAGTACCGCAAAGCCGACAAGGCGTAG